The sequence below is a genomic window from Coffea arabica cultivar ET-39 chromosome 4c, Coffea Arabica ET-39 HiFi, whole genome shotgun sequence.
ACAATCACAACCATGATATGCTACTGTCATTCTTTtaaccaaaataaaaataaaagctaCTAATTTCAAAAAGATCCACTAAAAATATGTATTGATGATACGTCTCACTTCATGCAAGCATATTGGCAGTTATCGAACTAGTTGCCATGAGTTTGGGCCTTTGATTTGTGACACTACGTGTTTAAATTTCAACAATTAACCCTTTCCTGAAATTATCATCAATCTTAATTTGTGCAGGCAGCATATGTTTTGTGCAAATGCTTTGACTCATGATAATGAATTGAGTCAAAATCACTTAAACTTTTATTCTAACgagaaaaagaagaatattGTTTGCAAATGTAAGATGATGGTTGTGAAGAATACCGATTTGCACCATAATGACTTGTtgattaaccaaaaaaaaatgctacTAAAATAAAAGATGCACTGAAAATATCTATTGGTGATACCTCTCGCATCATACATCCACAACTGATGCAGTAGAAGTTGTCACGATTCCATGACAAGTTGTGACGTTTTTTGACTTTTAATTCGCGAAGGATATTTTTGCAAATGTAAGACTCGAAGAATGCCACCATAGAATGGGTGGCAAATTCCTCAAAATattgattatttgaaaaaaaaaaaaaaaagaacagtcAATTAGGGGTCCAACACGTAGCTTTTCTCATTCTATGCCCGTCACGCTGACAAGGAATGATGGgcaaaataattcttaaaaaaaaggataatttCAGAAGCCTCCTCtcttgagatttgaaaaattacaagcACCTCCCTTATcatttaaaatgataaatttatcCTTAAATATTTTGATGAAATTCCCTTTTTTTGGCATGCTTATATTTagaatgagttttaaaattattatttcattctttttccttcttattccttttttttaaatttttctccAATAAAACTATAAAACTACCACTATTGCTTCTAGTTTCTATTGTAACTAAATGTCgaactaataatttttttgatgatttaattttaaatttaatccAATATTTTTGctgatctttgttttctattttttggtactaaaattaagaataaataaaaattaaatgaattatttcaacattttcttttctatcttataaatatAAATCTATAATAAAGTGTCATTAAAAGTATcctatcatagtgataaaattattattattgtcatttatcaaatagtaggtatgcacatgaaaaatttggtaccttttccttataattatactaggtaatcttataattgtataggaAAATAAATTAACTCATTATATAAGGGcatttttgggtattcattAAAAATATTGACCaattcaatattattttaagattttgttactaaaactatcaaattaaaggagataagtgtaatttttcaaaccttgAGAGAGTTTAGCGAAATTGTCAGAAACATCAGggggagatttctgaaattatccctaagaaaaatatgaggtgCCGTCGTGTCAAGTAGTCAGGATGATGGGGTCATTCTTGTCTGGCTCGTCGTGCTGATCTTGCTTGCAGTTTTATAACGCAAAGTATTAGTGTGGGCCATGCAAAAATTGGCGTTGGTGAAATGATAAGGGAAGTGGGCAGCGCTGGCTAGCTTAGAATAATTAGAGCTACGATGGAACTTTTCAATGTTTTGGATCGTAAATTATTTgcataattttaattatttacatcgtcaatatatttattaattaattttttattttattacgTCACGTCAAAAAGTGCTATaacattttttattattcaaaataacctactatccaaacacactcacacGTATGCTCACTTACAAGTTGCGTTACTGTAAACTAGAATGGTATAATGTCCGTAAAATGCTGTATAGAAGCTCAAATGAggatttttcaaattaatttcaaatatttcaagaaaatcgACACAATAAACAATTTAGGAGCTGAAAATTATATTGTTATTGAGTGTTAGAGGACTATTCTTAATTTTGTATTCAAAGTTTGAagagaaaattcaatttttatcagTCAAATTTCGATTTcatagaccaaaaaaaaaaaaaatttggtaacTGGAGCCTCAACTATCCTCTATTTTAGTCTTTTAGATAATCAAATCTATTACTCAAAATCAACAACAGCCTagaattttttttcaagaaatgccTCATGTCAGAGACATAGCTggctgagtttttttttttttttttaataatcaaTAAACCATGAATCGAATGACATTTGAGTGGCTGTGGTGCTTAACGACAGTGTTTCTATAATCTAATCAATTTTAATTTAAGGGGAAGAGAGCCTAAGGAGACTGTATGCAGGGCTAACAGGTATAAAAATTTACTAGACCAAAGAAATGTTCTGACACTTCATTTGAATTTTTTCACTATATATAGATAGAATTCCAATCCTGACCTATAATCCAAAATGAGgctttaatcatttttttatggCCACTATATAAGTCTTATCTCTTCTGAAGTTTCTCTATATATAAATACTTTGTATATGATGAAATCTGATACAAGTGTAGTGGCAACCAATAAGTGTAAAACGTGGAATAAAGATTAATAGATTTATTATTAAGACTAGAGATATGAAAAAGATGATGTAAGAGCACAATTATAAACAATCTTACCTATAACCATTTCCAgttacccccaaaaaaaagggggggggggggggggggttactGGCCATGCATGATCGGATCTGAATGCTACGTAAAGCTCTTTGTACTGGCGAATTACAGCTTAACAAACACTTTCAGCCAACCTCCCCATGTTTATACACATGATGAAAGAATTATGGGCCGGGCAGTCAGCTTGGTTCCTAAAGAAAAATGTTAATATGGAGATAGATATGCAGGTGAGGAAAATTATGCTTCATTGTTATTGAAAGTTCTACTGGAATCATAGTGATGATACAAAGAGATTGCTGCCCGAGCAAAGCAAGGTGCACTCTTTGACTTTTTGATTAGAATTAAATTATGTAGTAATTAGTTTCAGAATCATTAAGACGTTCTGTTTTTTGATAAATAGTATCCACTCGAAAGGCTATTGGTAATTAAGAGCTTGATTTCTTTTAAGATCCTAGTTGCGAAGACGTAATCTCGAGGCATTCGATTTACTCCTATCCCGTCAAATATTCAATTTTGCTTTAATTTGGGGGATTAAATAATATggataacatcaaattttaaaatttttttttaaaaaaaaaaggaaaaaaactagTTGAAACCATTCCAGCCATCCAATGTTTATCGGTTTTTGACCGAGTTAATCTGCCTTGATCAAGTTTGACTAGTTGaattaacttttcttgtttAACAACGAACTCGTCCGGTGCCATGGCAGGTTTCACCGTTCAACTGGTCTACAGCACCTAttaattcatcataaaattgaactTTTCGGACTCAATTTCAAGGATTGGATTGGATTTACCCTCTCCCTCATAGGATAGGAGTAATATAgatcgggaaaaaaaaaatcaaatatgagCATGATTGGTGATTCTAGCTGGATCCTTACCTTATATGGCTTAAAGCTCCAAATGGTCATTACCTAGATGCATGGATCCTTGAAATCTGGAGACCCTTTGTTGAGAGAGTAAccatttatcatatttttgaaCCACCATCAACCAGTAGGTCATGGCCGGTGATACAAGAAGAATCATCTGAGGCAAGGAACAGAACAGCATCTGCCACATTATTAGCCTTTAACGCCCGCCCCTTCAAACATGGAAGTGGATAAGACGCTTCAGCTTCCTCCACCGTCATGTTTAGGTTATTACAAACCAAAGGTGTCGCCACCATGTAAGGCGACACAGAATTCACCCTTATTCCGTGCTCTCCCAGTTGCTTGCTCGCACATCTCATCAGTCCCAGAACTGCATGCTTGGACATGTAATAATCAGTCCGAACTTCTGCTCCACGGCTCGCGGCCGTACTCGCTGTGCAGACTATGCTACCCTTGATGCCCTGATCGATCATTGCGCGAGCTGCATGCTTGACGCATGCAGCCGTCCCAGCAACATTGACGGAGAAAACGTGCTGCAGATCGGATAAGTTGAGATCTGGAACGGTCTGAGGTGACTTATTGAATATTCCGGCATTGGCGAACATGATGTCAAGTCGGCCATGGGTCTTTAGAGTCCATTCAACCATGCCTTGGACTTGGTTTTCATCagaaacatcacaatggacgtAGCTGCAATTATTTGAGCCAATGGATTCTGCTACTTTTTGGCCCTTTTCGTCTTGGATGTCGGCAATGACTACCAATAATGCACCGTGAGTGGAGAAAAGTCGTGCTGTTGCCTCCCCTATGCCGCTTGCACCGCCTGTGATGATCGCAACTTTGCCTTCCAATTTTTTCAGGTGAAGAGAGGGTTCAGCCATTTCTGTCCAGACAAGTAAAGAGTTGAGCACTTCGCAAGTTCGTATCTCCCTGCTTTCCAAATGTGTGAATGTATGTACCACTTTGTGTTTGTTGAAGCCTGATTAAAGAAATCGGACAAGCAACTTATGCAAATAATCACGAGGGTCCACtgaaaaatatttgaaatattttttgagaTATGTTGTATGtgagatgaaaatttttttaaaaaagatttggacagccaattatttggccaaatatatttgctgacatcatcattacaatttccaatgcacctttttatctttccaattacttttttatctcacatacatcacatcacaaaaagtgctacagtaaaaatattttaaataacttacaatccaaacacactcattaagAGTTAGTCAAAAATTGAATAAAGGAAATGACCAAAATTTTGGCGATTTTTTCTTTAGGTGTAACTGCGCATATTACCCTAATAAGAATATACAATGTAGTAGATTCACAAGTGACTGGAAAATTGAGGATAGACTTTTTTTATTCGACTTGTTTTCGGTTGATTATTTCAAACTTTAATTGATTATAGATTCTAATTTTAAATAATCAGTTTTTACGATATTCTTGTTTGCTTCTGATTATAGATTTAgtaatattccaaaaaaaaaactaaaattcatAATCAACTAAAGGGCAGTTTCTAGTGATTCCGATTATTCTTTTTCATAATCACATTTCGCAAAATCTCAAGCAAACGAGAAATTTTACAGCTAATTATACTTTTGTTGTATACTATACAACAAAAAAATTTGACCACTTGTCAATGAAATTTTACTAATGGCCAAGTACTTAGGCAGTGGACATTAATTAGCAAATAATGATGTAGTAAATCTTTTTGAGCTACTGGAATCAGAAGTTTTGGCTATATTTTTCTTGCCTTTGAATGAGCTGTAGATCTGAAAATAGTACCTAGCAATGATTGAGGTTTCTATATTAAAAACCgtaaaaatagtaaaataaaaatCTCTATGGCCCTGCAAGTATAAATTTTTCAATGTACGCACGCAGCAGGTCTGACACTCTTTGTCATTTTTAACATGCAAGTGCAATAATGGTATTTACTCGTGGGATCGTTCTGTGATGGTGATACCTGCAGAGAATGGACATGTAATAAATTGAATAAGACATATATAAAAGTTGAACATtaatccaaccaaaaaaaaaaaatccacacaCATGATATTGACTTCGTCGGCGACTAACTTTTCTACCACACACATGACTAGATTGGACAGCACATTATGTGGCCCTTTGTCACTCTCTTCAACATTTGATCAGCATCAGACAACCATGTAAGTGGGGGGAGTTGAGGCAAGCACGGACGGTTGCTACCTGAAAATCGCATATTATATGCGGATTTTAATATTACGTATGGAATTTACAAAATTTTATCTTATGTTTGTAAGTTCTTGAAATTAAGTCACATTATGTGAAATTCAACAAAATCGACCCAAATGATTTTTCTGACAATCGTTTGGACTGGATGGGTAGGTACGTTGCTTAATCTTATGCTATCCAACAAAAGTTAGCATCATATAACCAACAATCATTTATATTTGGATTATTGGCCACCACCGTAGCCTTTAAGACTTAATGAGATAGAAGATCAAGGGTTTAAATTTTGCTTTCCACCACTTGCCATTATACTAGGCTACCACTTTAAGTGGCTTAATTTCATATGGGTGTATAAAAAAAACGCATCCGTCTAATCCGATAGTAGTTCAGTTCCCATCGGTTGTTCTTCAATGGCCCAATTGCACTCTCCTCCTTAGTATAATAGGTTAGAGTAGAAGTAAGAGTAGATCTAGCATCTAGGGTTTAAGTTAGCATCATATCATTGACGCGAGCATCAGGCtatatgcaatttttttttttttttttttgggagacaGTATACAGGTTTTCTTTGCGTTTATCCTTTCTAATTTATAAAAGGGGAGAGTCCCTTATTTAGTGTTAATTCACTTGCCTATCAATAAAAGATTCAGaacttacaattttttttttaaaaaagaaacaattattAATTTGCTGCTTTTTAGCATTACATTACATGCATGGTCTTGCAAATGAGAGAAGGTAGTTTTGGTTAAATTATGCTGCATAACAGGGGTAGGATCATCCCATTCACATCACAATCATTAGTTTAATGGTGACAAGGATACAATAATTGCCTTCTCACAATAATTGCCTTTTTTTAGAGTTTGAGTGGCTTATGTATTTCATTATCCAACATTTTCATTGGCTAATATTGGCCTGTGGACTTAATATATTATGATTTTTAtactaataaatataaatatatgacACATGAATAAAAagtgaatttaaaatttgaaaaatgatgaTGTAACGTTTATCTAAAATTacttgtgtaaaaaaaaaaatctttatactgatagtgtataaaAATTAATCCCTTCTTTCATTGATAGTTACTGCATTGCCAGCTCTCATCGATCTCAACTCACAATTGTTTAGCAAACTTCTTCGTTTTTCTTCACTTGATTATAGCCAAGGAAATTCTCTATTGCAGATCTTTGAGCctattactttttcttttttcagtgGAATAGAAACACACACAAGAACATGTCTTCGACTGTCACACAAATGAAAATACTACAATATGCAAATGAATTGATGTATCTAAACAAGATAATTACCCTCAAGACA
It includes:
- the LOC113740374 gene encoding (+)-cis,trans-nepetalactol synthase NEPS2 → MAEPSLHLKKLEGKVAIITGGASGIGEATARLFSTHGALLVVIADIQDEKGQKVAESIGSNNCSYVHCDVSDENQVQGMVEWTLKTHGRLDIMFANAGIFNKSPQTVPDLNLSDLQHVFSVNVAGTAACVKHAARAMIDQGIKGSIVCTASTAASRGAEVRTDYYMSKHAVLGLMRCASKQLGEHGIRVNSVSPYMVATPLVCNNLNMTVEEAEASYPLPCLKGRALKANNVADAVLFLASDDSSCITGHDLLVDGGSKI